The proteins below come from a single Stutzerimonas stutzeri RCH2 genomic window:
- a CDS encoding sensor domain-containing diguanylate cyclase, producing the protein MNRKAGLLAALILVLALVPMWAFVFSEIRHERELMIGAARNDAMNLATAFEAHVQSTIRLMDIVLLDMREDVLDNADFERHVREELQAYGSFVAQLAVIDKHGRLAFSNLESSVKPVDLSDREHFRVHRDNPQEDRLFISKPVLGRVSKQWTIQFTRPIHQNGEFAGVLVLSVPTNFFADYYQQIDVGLHGAIALLGTDRSLRAIASGTPIAGRYGRFKVPADRPYVDPDAPVRGYYEGVSSLDGEYRLGAYRRLTDAGVVVLVMLSPKDFMAAHEERKELLLASAGVISLLLLAVAVLVFVLSSRYFQSTARLRQAHDQLAQFANTDVLTGARSRRAFFDGLDAELARARRHGDGLSLLMLDIDHFKRVNDVHGHPAGDVVLKQFAVICAALLRGHDLFGRIGGEEFAIALPNTDLEGARCVAEKIRQAIAQAPVATTAGEISITVSIGLACTDGGQHEADYLIVQADRALYLAKHGGRDQVYAAAPRPLESPRS; encoded by the coding sequence TTGAATCGCAAGGCAGGACTTCTGGCGGCTCTGATACTCGTGCTGGCGCTGGTGCCGATGTGGGCGTTCGTGTTTAGCGAGATCAGGCATGAGCGTGAGCTGATGATCGGGGCCGCGCGCAACGATGCGATGAACCTGGCGACCGCCTTCGAGGCGCACGTCCAGAGCACGATCAGGCTCATGGACATCGTGCTGCTGGACATGCGTGAAGATGTGCTGGACAACGCCGACTTCGAGCGCCACGTCCGCGAGGAACTGCAGGCCTACGGCAGCTTCGTTGCGCAGCTGGCGGTTATCGACAAGCATGGCCGGCTGGCCTTCTCCAACCTGGAGTCGTCGGTAAAGCCGGTGGACTTGAGCGATCGCGAGCATTTCAGGGTGCATCGCGACAACCCGCAAGAGGATCGGCTGTTCATCAGCAAGCCGGTGCTGGGCAGAGTATCGAAGCAGTGGACCATCCAGTTCACCCGGCCCATTCATCAGAACGGTGAGTTCGCCGGTGTCCTTGTCCTTTCGGTACCCACCAACTTCTTTGCCGACTATTACCAGCAGATCGATGTCGGGTTGCATGGCGCGATCGCCCTGCTCGGCACCGACCGCAGCCTGCGCGCCATCGCCTCGGGAACGCCGATTGCCGGGCGCTACGGGCGCTTCAAGGTGCCGGCAGACAGGCCCTACGTCGACCCCGATGCGCCTGTCCGCGGTTACTACGAGGGTGTGAGTTCTCTCGATGGGGAGTATCGCCTGGGTGCCTACCGGCGCCTGACCGACGCAGGTGTGGTGGTACTGGTGATGCTTTCGCCCAAGGATTTCATGGCCGCTCACGAGGAGCGCAAGGAGCTGTTGCTCGCCTCGGCTGGCGTCATTTCGCTGCTGTTGCTTGCTGTGGCGGTGCTGGTTTTCGTGCTGAGCAGCCGCTATTTCCAGAGTACCGCCCGACTGCGTCAGGCGCACGACCAGCTGGCACAGTTCGCCAACACCGACGTGCTCACCGGCGCACGCAGCCGCCGAGCGTTTTTCGACGGGCTGGACGCGGAACTTGCGCGCGCGCGGCGGCATGGCGACGGTCTGAGCCTGTTGATGCTCGATATCGACCATTTCAAACGCGTCAACGACGTGCATGGCCACCCGGCCGGCGACGTGGTGCTCAAGCAGTTCGCCGTCATCTGCGCTGCGCTGCTGCGTGGTCATGACCTGTTCGGCCGTATCGGCGGCGAGGAATTCGCCATCGCGCTGCCCAATACCGACCTGGAAGGTGCGCGTTGCGTCGCCGAAAAGATCCGCCAAGCCATTGCCCAAGCGCCCGTGGCGACGACAGCCGGCGAGATATCCATCACCGTCAGCATCGGTCTGGCCTGCACCGATGGCGGGCAACATGAAGCGGATTATCTGATCGTGCAGGCTGATCGGGCGCTATACCTGGCCAAACACGGCGGCCGCGATCAAGTCTACGCAGCCGCCCCACGCCCGCTCGAAAGCCCGCGTTCCTGA
- the ppa gene encoding inorganic diphosphatase, whose translation MSYSKVPAGKDLPNDIYVAIEIPANHAPIKYEIDHDTDCLFVDRFMATPMFYPANYGFIPHTLADDGDPLDVLVVTPYPVAPGSVIRCRPVGVLNMTDEAGGDAKLIAVPHDKLSQLYVDVKEYTDLPPLLIEQIKHFFENYKDLEKGKWVKVEGWEGADAARAAIIKAAEAYQK comes from the coding sequence ATGAGCTACAGCAAAGTCCCGGCTGGCAAAGACCTGCCGAACGACATCTACGTCGCCATCGAAATCCCGGCCAATCACGCGCCGATCAAGTACGAAATCGATCACGACACCGACTGCCTGTTCGTCGACCGTTTCATGGCCACCCCGATGTTCTACCCGGCCAACTACGGTTTCATCCCGCACACCCTGGCCGATGACGGCGACCCCCTCGACGTGCTGGTCGTGACCCCCTATCCGGTCGCTCCGGGTTCGGTCATCCGCTGCCGTCCGGTCGGCGTGCTGAACATGACCGACGAAGCCGGCGGCGACGCCAAGCTGATCGCCGTCCCGCACGACAAGCTGAGCCAGCTGTATGTAGACGTTAAGGAATACACCGACCTGCCGCCGCTGCTGATCGAGCAGATCAAGCACTTCTTCGAGAACTACAAGGATCTCGAGAAGGGCAAGTGGGTCAAGGTCGAAGGCTGGGAAGGCGCCGACGCCGCCCGTGCCGCCATCATCAAAGCTGCCGAGGCTTACCAGAAGTAA
- a CDS encoding zinc-dependent peptidase, whose product MWSYRAWQRKRILARNPVSPELWQQVLDSLPILDGLSEDELSRLRERAVLFLHEKRLTPLAGVELQPQDRLRLALQAQLPLLHLAELGWYRGFHEIVIYPDDFLSPQKHRDAAGVEHEWDAEHSGEAWLQGPVILAWPGVQESGGWEAYNLVIHELAHKLDMLNGDANGLPPLHRQMRIEAWASAMQSAYDQLDRLLDANPDAETPIDPYAAENPAEFFAVTSEYFFSAPDVLHQIFPEVYAQLADFYRQDPLTRLQRLQAEHPAYREPA is encoded by the coding sequence ATGTGGTCCTACCGCGCCTGGCAGCGCAAACGCATCCTCGCCCGCAACCCGGTCAGCCCAGAGCTGTGGCAGCAGGTGCTCGACAGCCTGCCGATTCTCGACGGCCTGAGCGAAGACGAGTTGAGCCGCTTGCGTGAGCGCGCCGTGCTATTTCTGCATGAAAAGCGCCTGACGCCGCTGGCGGGCGTCGAGCTGCAACCCCAGGACCGCCTGCGCCTGGCGCTGCAGGCGCAGTTGCCGCTGCTGCACCTGGCCGAGCTTGGCTGGTATCGCGGCTTTCACGAGATCGTCATCTACCCCGACGACTTCCTCAGCCCGCAGAAGCATCGCGATGCCGCTGGCGTCGAGCATGAGTGGGATGCCGAGCACAGCGGCGAAGCCTGGCTGCAGGGCCCGGTGATCCTCGCCTGGCCCGGCGTGCAGGAGAGCGGCGGCTGGGAAGCCTACAACCTGGTGATTCACGAACTGGCGCACAAGCTGGACATGCTCAACGGCGATGCCAACGGCCTGCCGCCGCTGCACCGACAGATGCGCATCGAAGCCTGGGCCAGCGCCATGCAGAGTGCCTACGACCAGCTCGACCGCCTGCTCGACGCCAACCCCGATGCCGAAACGCCGATCGATCCGTACGCTGCCGAAAACCCGGCAGAGTTCTTCGCCGTCACCAGCGAGTACTTCTTCAGCGCGCCGGATGTGCTGCACCAGATATTCCCCGAGGTCTATGCGCAACTCGCCGACTTCTACCGGCAGGACCCGCTGACACGGCTGCAACGCCTGCAAGCCGAACATCCGGCCTACCGGGAACCTGCGTAG
- a CDS encoding alkaline phosphatase D family protein gives MSAPDQKRRQLLQGIGAGLALPALGVAPAIIAAPRERPQMLDGVQSGDVAGDRALIWSRCDRPGRLIVEWDTRSRFGNPRRMVSSITDAGQDFTARVDLRGLPADQSIFYRARFEDARSGMLSEPWFGHLRSAPTRPRDIRFVWGGDTCGQGYGINPDFGGMRIYESMRMRRPDFFLHSGDVIYADGPIPAEVTAEDGSIWRNLVTEEKSKVAETLNEFRGNYRYNLLDENLRAFNAEVPQIWQWDDHEVTNNWSPSKQLDDRYQQVRDIDTLVQRARQAYLEYAPMRMARGDTQGRIYRKVSYGPLLDVFVLDMRSYRGPNTHNLQTEQGADTVFLGREQLRWLKRELRASRATWKVIAADMPIGLHVPDGPRWEAIANGHDGEALGRELEIAELLTFIQRARVRNTVWLTADVHYCAAHYYHPNRAAYQQFEPFWEFVAGPLNAGSFGPNPLDGTFGPEVVFQKAPPTANSSPRAGFQFFGEVEIDAQTAALQVSLRDIDGTVVYSQTLEPWQQA, from the coding sequence ATGTCCGCACCGGATCAGAAACGCCGCCAACTGCTGCAGGGCATCGGCGCCGGCCTCGCCCTGCCGGCTCTGGGCGTTGCGCCCGCCATTATCGCCGCGCCGCGCGAACGCCCGCAGATGCTTGACGGTGTGCAATCCGGTGACGTGGCGGGCGACCGCGCGCTGATCTGGAGCCGCTGCGACCGCCCCGGCCGCCTGATCGTCGAGTGGGATACGCGCAGTCGCTTCGGCAATCCGCGGCGCATGGTTTCTTCGATCACCGATGCCGGCCAGGACTTCACTGCCCGCGTCGACCTGCGCGGGCTGCCGGCGGATCAATCGATCTTCTACCGCGCGCGCTTTGAAGATGCCCGCAGCGGCATGCTCAGCGAGCCCTGGTTCGGCCATCTGCGCAGCGCACCAACGCGCCCGCGCGACATTCGCTTCGTCTGGGGCGGTGACACCTGTGGCCAGGGTTACGGCATCAACCCGGACTTCGGCGGCATGCGCATCTACGAAAGCATGCGCATGCGCCGGCCGGATTTCTTCCTGCACAGCGGCGATGTGATCTATGCCGACGGGCCGATCCCCGCCGAGGTTACCGCCGAGGACGGCAGCATCTGGCGCAACCTGGTCACCGAGGAAAAGAGCAAGGTTGCCGAGACGCTCAACGAGTTTCGCGGCAACTACCGCTACAACCTGCTGGACGAGAACCTCCGGGCCTTCAACGCCGAGGTGCCGCAGATCTGGCAGTGGGACGATCACGAGGTGACCAACAACTGGTCGCCGAGCAAGCAACTGGACGACCGCTATCAGCAGGTGCGCGACATCGATACCCTGGTGCAGCGCGCCCGCCAGGCCTATCTCGAATACGCGCCGATGCGCATGGCCCGTGGCGACACGCAGGGGCGCATCTATCGCAAAGTCAGCTACGGGCCGCTGCTGGATGTGTTCGTGCTGGACATGCGCAGCTACCGCGGGCCGAACACCCATAATCTGCAAACGGAGCAGGGCGCGGATACGGTATTTCTCGGCCGCGAGCAGCTGCGCTGGCTCAAGCGCGAGCTGCGGGCATCGCGCGCGACCTGGAAGGTCATCGCCGCCGACATGCCCATCGGCCTGCACGTACCGGACGGCCCGCGTTGGGAGGCGATCGCCAATGGCCATGACGGCGAGGCGCTTGGCCGCGAGCTGGAAATCGCCGAGCTGCTGACCTTCATCCAGCGCGCGCGAGTGCGCAACACTGTCTGGCTGACCGCGGATGTGCATTACTGCGCGGCGCATTACTACCACCCCAATCGCGCGGCCTATCAGCAGTTCGAGCCGTTCTGGGAATTCGTCGCAGGCCCGCTGAATGCCGGCAGCTTCGGGCCGAACCCGCTGGACGGCACCTTCGGCCCGGAGGTGGTGTTCCAGAAGGCGCCGCCAACTGCGAACAGCTCGCCGCGGGCAGGCTTCCAGTTCTTCGGCGAGGTGGAGATCGACGCGCAGACCGCCGCGTTGCAGGTAAGCCTGCGCGACATCGACGGCACGGTGGTCTACAGCCAGACGCTGGAGCCCTGGCAGCAGGCCTGA
- the eutC gene encoding ethanolamine ammonia-lyase subunit EutC: protein MPDRSPTTENPWQHLRQLTPARIALGRAGVSLPTDAQLDFQFAHAQARDAVHLPLDCAALAGELEKHKLGCLHLRSAASDRQIYLQRPDLGRRLDEASAATLDEHAGEGCDLALVIADGLSALAVQRHAAPMALKIAEHCQAEGWSLGPIILVEQGRVAIADEIGQRLKARMVVILLGERPGLSSPDSLGLYFTWAPEVGRHDAQRNCISNIRPEGLSYNLAAHRLLYLMREASRRQLSGVQLKDEAEVAALEGEPRAGNFLLG, encoded by the coding sequence ATGCCCGACCGCTCCCCCACCACCGAAAACCCCTGGCAGCACCTGCGCCAGCTGACCCCGGCACGCATCGCCCTTGGCCGGGCTGGTGTCAGCCTGCCCACCGACGCGCAGCTGGATTTCCAGTTCGCCCATGCCCAGGCGCGCGACGCGGTGCATCTGCCGCTGGATTGCGCAGCGCTGGCTGGCGAGCTGGAGAAGCATAAACTTGGCTGCCTGCACCTGCGCAGTGCTGCTTCAGACCGGCAGATCTATCTGCAGCGTCCCGACCTCGGTCGGCGCCTCGACGAAGCCAGCGCCGCGACGCTCGACGAGCACGCTGGCGAAGGCTGCGATCTGGCGCTGGTGATCGCCGACGGCCTCTCCGCCCTGGCCGTGCAACGCCACGCCGCACCGATGGCCTTGAAGATCGCCGAGCACTGTCAGGCCGAAGGCTGGTCGCTCGGGCCGATTATCCTGGTCGAGCAGGGCCGCGTGGCGATTGCCGACGAAATCGGCCAGCGCCTCAAGGCGCGCATGGTGGTCATTCTGCTCGGCGAACGCCCAGGGCTCAGCTCACCGGACAGCCTGGGCCTGTACTTCACCTGGGCGCCAGAGGTCGGCCGGCACGATGCGCAGCGCAACTGCATTTCCAACATTCGCCCCGAGGGCCTGAGCTACAACCTCGCCGCGCACCGCCTGCTCTATCTGATGCGCGAAGCCAGCCGCCGACAGCTCTCCGGCGTACAGCTCAAGGACGAAGCGGAAGTAGCGGCGCTGGAAGGCGAACCTCGCGCCGGCAACTTTCTGCTCGGCTGA
- a CDS encoding ethanolamine ammonia-lyase subunit EutB, which yields MAYSHSVGGTTWRFDDLREVMAKASPARSGDLLAGVAADSDAERVAAQMCLAAVPLKRFLEEALIPYESDEVTRLIIDSHDDAAFAPVSHLTVGDFRNWLLGDDANESSLKALAPGLTPEMVAAVSKIMRVQDLILVAQKVRVVTRFRNTIGLAGRMSTRLQPNHPTDHGAGIAASILDGLLYGNGDAVIGINPATDSTSGICELLKMLDAVIGRYEIPTQACILTHVTTSIEAINRGAPLDLVFQSIAGTEAANASFGISLATLQEGYEAGLSQNRGTLGDNLMYFETGQGSALSANAHHGVDQQTCEARAYAVARSYKPLLVNTVVGFIGPEYLYNGKQIIRAGLEDHFCGKLLGVPMGCDICYTNHAEADQDDMDMLLTLLGTAGINFIMGIPGSDDVMLNYQTTSFHDALYVRQVLGLRPAPEFEEWLAKMQILRQDGNRLQLGRELPEAFRRALEKMA from the coding sequence ATGGCGTACTCGCACAGCGTGGGCGGCACCACCTGGCGCTTCGACGACCTGCGCGAGGTGATGGCCAAGGCCAGCCCGGCACGCTCCGGCGACCTGCTCGCCGGAGTCGCGGCCGACAGCGACGCCGAACGCGTGGCGGCGCAGATGTGCCTGGCAGCGGTGCCGCTCAAGCGCTTTCTCGAAGAAGCGCTGATTCCCTACGAAAGTGATGAAGTGACCCGGCTGATCATCGACAGCCACGACGACGCGGCCTTCGCCCCGGTCAGCCACCTGACCGTGGGCGATTTCCGCAACTGGCTGCTCGGCGATGATGCTAACGAGTCGTCGCTAAAGGCTCTGGCACCTGGCCTGACGCCGGAGATGGTCGCCGCGGTGTCGAAGATCATGCGCGTGCAGGACCTGATCCTGGTCGCGCAGAAGGTCCGGGTCGTCACCCGCTTTCGCAACACCATCGGGCTGGCCGGGCGCATGTCCACCCGGCTGCAGCCCAATCACCCGACCGACCACGGGGCCGGCATCGCCGCGAGCATCCTCGACGGCCTGCTCTACGGCAACGGCGATGCGGTGATCGGCATCAACCCGGCCACCGACAGCACCAGCGGCATCTGCGAGTTGCTGAAAATGCTCGACGCGGTGATCGGCCGCTACGAGATTCCGACCCAGGCCTGCATCCTCACCCACGTCACCACGTCCATCGAGGCGATCAACCGCGGCGCACCGCTGGATCTGGTGTTCCAGTCCATCGCCGGCACCGAGGCGGCCAACGCCAGCTTCGGCATCAGCCTGGCGACCCTGCAGGAAGGCTACGAGGCCGGGCTGTCGCAGAACCGCGGCACCCTCGGCGACAACCTCATGTATTTCGAGACCGGCCAGGGCAGCGCGCTCTCGGCCAACGCCCACCACGGCGTCGATCAGCAGACCTGCGAAGCCCGCGCCTACGCCGTCGCACGCAGCTACAAGCCGCTGCTGGTGAACACCGTGGTGGGCTTTATCGGCCCGGAGTACCTCTACAACGGCAAGCAGATCATCCGCGCCGGGCTGGAAGACCACTTCTGCGGCAAGCTGCTCGGCGTGCCCATGGGGTGCGACATCTGCTACACCAACCACGCCGAAGCCGATCAGGACGACATGGACATGCTGCTGACCCTGCTCGGCACGGCGGGCATCAACTTCATCATGGGCATCCCGGGCTCGGACGACGTGATGCTCAACTACCAGACCACCTCCTTCCACGACGCGCTCTACGTGCGCCAGGTGCTCGGCCTCAGGCCCGCGCCGGAATTCGAGGAATGGCTGGCGAAGATGCAGATCCTCCGCCAGGACGGCAATCGCCTGCAGCTCGGCCGCGAGCTGCCCGAAGCCTTCCGCCGGGCGCTGGAGAAAATGGCATGA